Below is a genomic region from Tepidiforma bonchosmolovskayae.
ACCTGGCGGACATGGTCGAGCGCGCAGAGGCGCTGGCTGCCCTGCGCGCCAAGGAGGGGCGCATGCTCTCCGCCGCCAACCGTGCCCTGCTGTCCGACCTGCTCGGCGCACTCCGCGAGGCTGCTGGCCGGCTCGAGGAGCTGCTGCAGGCGGCGGACCCGCAGGCACCGGGGGACGCCGGCAAGGCCGCAGATGCGCGCGGCATCGTGGTTCCCGCTGCGATGCTGGACCGCTACGCGGCGCTCAAATCACTCGCAGAGGAGGTGCTCAGGTGAGCATCGAAACCATCAACCGGGAGCTGCTCACGCTGCAGGAGCGGCTCGACCATGTGGCCGCCAAGGCGGTCAAGACCGACGCCGGCGACATCGACTTCTCCGGCGTCACCGTCTACGGCGACATCTCGAACTCGGCCAAGGCGGAACGGTTCATCGCCGACCAGAAGCAGTTCGCCGAGCTCCTCAACCGGCGCGCCGTGCTCGGCGCGATGGCCGAGGTGGAGAGCTGGCGCGAGCTCGCCGAGGAGAGCAAGGCGCTCATCTCCGGCTCTGGTTCGCCCCGCGGCGACCTGGCCACGCGGCTGGCAGTCGCCCTCAAGGGCGCGCCGGCCGGCTCGGTCCAGGGCGTGTCGTTCGCCCCGCTCGAGCTCAAGGCGCTCATGACCACGAGCGCTGGTTACCCGCCCGAGACGCTCCGGTCCGGCAGAGTCGAGGTCACCCCGACCCGGCCGACGCTCGTCATGGACCTGCCGCCGATGATCCGCACGGTCCAGAACGCCTTCAAGTACGTCCGCGAATCGACGTTCACCAACGCGGCGGCTGAGGTGGCTGAGGGCGGCGCCTACCCGGAGGCCAGCCTCGCCTACACAGAGGTCAGCGAGCCGGTCCAGAAGGTCGCTGTCAACATCCCCGTCACCGAGGAGCAGCTCGAGGATGACCCGGCCGTCGAGGACCTCATCCGGGCCCGCCTGTCGGAGATGATCCGGCAGCGGCTGGACAGCCAGCTGCTCAACGGCAACGGGACGGCGCCCAATCTCCGCGGCGTCCGCAACGTGAGCGGCATCAACGCCGTGTCGCAGGGCACGGACACGGTCCTCGATGCGATCTACAAGGGCATCGTGGCCTGCCGCACGACCGGCTATGCGCAGCCCGACG
It encodes:
- a CDS encoding phage major capsid protein codes for the protein MSIETINRELLTLQERLDHVAAKAVKTDAGDIDFSGVTVYGDISNSAKAERFIADQKQFAELLNRRAVLGAMAEVESWRELAEESKALISGSGSPRGDLATRLAVALKGAPAGSVQGVSFAPLELKALMTTSAGYPPETLRSGRVEVTPTRPTLVMDLPPMIRTVQNAFKYVRESTFTNAAAEVAEGGAYPEASLAYTEVSEPVQKVAVNIPVTEEQLEDDPAVEDLIRARLSEMIRQRLDSQLLNGNGTAPNLRGVRNVSGINAVSQGTDTVLDAIYKGIVACRTTGYAQPDAIVIHPTNLQAVRLAKSTDGQYLFGPPSSSLTMPIWGLRVVETSAIPAGKVVVGDWANYSALAMRSNIDIQVGYSGTGFTAGIKTIRMDLRAAFAVFRPSAFAEVTLA